From Verrucomicrobiia bacterium, a single genomic window includes:
- a CDS encoding YIP1 family protein, with the protein MSDNDPELPPVLETIPAPPPPPPPASSLLARLLNVFAIPNHVFDEVRVSRRAAGNWLVPMLLGGLTLALSAYVIFSMPTAQKQVNELLDKVREAQTSSVAQSVKDGKMTQADADQLLAMVDRMARPKVVQAVMVTAALAYGVARIFWWAFVMWLLARAFLRAPIPYGKSLEVTGLASMIGVLSSVVLLVLTVRFGAAGSASGLGLSVVEFNSPQSQTVVAVALNLMNFWLVGVLGAGLARLTGRPWIRATYLVFGYWLLSELLVMALGAGAALK; encoded by the coding sequence ATGTCCGACAACGACCCTGAACTGCCTCCGGTGCTGGAGACCATTCCTGCGCCGCCGCCCCCCCCACCGCCCGCGTCGTCCCTGCTCGCGCGGTTGCTGAACGTATTCGCCATTCCCAATCACGTTTTTGACGAGGTGCGGGTGTCGCGGCGGGCGGCCGGCAACTGGCTGGTGCCGATGTTGCTGGGCGGGCTTACCCTGGCCTTGTCCGCCTACGTCATCTTTTCCATGCCCACGGCGCAAAAGCAGGTGAATGAATTGCTGGACAAGGTGCGCGAGGCGCAGACCAGTTCGGTGGCGCAATCCGTCAAGGACGGCAAAATGACGCAGGCCGACGCGGACCAGTTGCTGGCCATGGTGGATCGGATGGCGCGGCCGAAGGTGGTGCAGGCGGTCATGGTCACGGCCGCGCTGGCTTACGGGGTCGCGCGCATTTTCTGGTGGGCCTTCGTGATGTGGTTGCTGGCCCGGGCCTTTTTGCGGGCGCCCATTCCGTATGGAAAGTCGCTGGAAGTCACCGGACTGGCCTCGATGATCGGGGTGCTGAGTTCCGTCGTGCTGCTGGTGCTGACGGTCCGCTTCGGTGCGGCCGGATCGGCGTCCGGGCTGGGCCTGTCCGTGGTGGAGTTCAATTCTCCGCAGTCCCAGACCGTGGTGGCGGTGGCGCTGAACCTGATGAACTTCTGGCTGGTGGGCGTCCTGGGGGCGGGCTTGGCGCGGCTGACGGGCCGGCCATGGATTCGCGCCACCTATCTGGTTTTCGGATACTGGCTGTTATCCGAACTGCTGGTGATGGCGCTGGGCGCCGGGGCGGCGCTCAAGTAG
- a CDS encoding four helix bundle protein produces MEKHRTPNTERRTSNGAGGRGTGRVFDLEDRLLEFASAVIDVTEKLPNSRSGNHVAGQLLRSGTSPFSNHGEAESAESPDDFIHKLKICLRELRETRRWLRLIYRQSWLRTDQQLQAALIEVEELTRIFVASIRTAKQNQIQSKTNKSTPDTRS; encoded by the coding sequence ATGGAAAAACATCGAACACCGAACACTGAACGCCGAACATCGAACGGGGCAGGTGGACGCGGCACTGGGCGTGTATTCGATTTGGAGGATCGATTGCTGGAATTTGCTTCGGCGGTAATCGATGTCACGGAGAAACTCCCGAACTCCCGTTCGGGCAACCATGTAGCGGGCCAGTTGTTGCGCAGCGGCACCTCACCGTTTTCAAATCACGGGGAGGCGGAATCCGCTGAATCACCCGATGATTTCATCCACAAGCTGAAGATTTGCTTGAGGGAACTTCGTGAAACCCGGCGGTGGCTTCGGTTGATTTATCGCCAGAGCTGGCTGCGAACTGACCAGCAACTTCAGGCGGCTCTCATCGAAGTGGAGGAGTTGACGCGCATCTTCGTCGCCAGCATCCGCACAGCTAAACAGAACCAGATTCAGAGCAAAACCAACAAGTCAACCCCAGACACTCGAAGCTGA
- the pelA gene encoding pectate lyase has protein sequence MTRHPFALGLLFVVCVGGRPARGSAIGTNVAARPVTAERIAALPAAEQPAWREYLARTRAQRRTDQLALQQELARRGLQESTRPPADKNARSLPLTRPPEWYAGAEARRLADIVLSFQTPAGGWSKNLDLSRHPRAAGESFAPDNRSRFVGTNDNDALGGVQWSYVGTIDNGATTSELRFLAKVIAAAGSNAPAAYREAFTRGCGYLFAAQYPNGGWPQVWPLQGGYHDAITYNDNAMLNVMQFLQEVAAGREDYPFTSAELRQQAAASVRRAVTCLLATQVRENGRRTVWCQQHDALTLLPTAARNFEMSSLCSAESAALARLLMELPRPDAEVEAAVRGAAAWFERTQIRDQAFRTVPGQGRLLVPTPGSGPVWARFYQIGTDRPIFGDRDKTIHDDVADLSRERRDGYAWFTGNPRELLRDFAKWTAAK, from the coding sequence ATGACCCGTCACCCGTTCGCCCTTGGCTTGCTCTTCGTCGTCTGCGTCGGCGGCCGGCCGGCGCGGGGTTCCGCCATCGGCACCAACGTCGCGGCCCGGCCGGTGACGGCGGAGCGCATTGCCGCGCTGCCCGCCGCGGAACAGCCGGCCTGGCGCGAATACCTCGCCCGCACGCGGGCGCAACGGCGGACCGATCAACTGGCGCTGCAACAGGAGCTGGCCCGGCGCGGGTTGCAGGAATCCACGCGGCCGCCGGCGGACAAAAACGCGCGTTCGCTGCCGTTGACGCGGCCACCAGAATGGTATGCGGGAGCGGAGGCCCGGCGGCTCGCGGACATTGTGCTCTCCTTCCAGACGCCCGCCGGCGGCTGGAGCAAAAATCTCGACCTGTCCCGGCATCCGCGCGCGGCGGGTGAGAGCTTTGCGCCGGACAACCGTTCGCGCTTCGTGGGCACGAACGACAACGACGCGTTGGGCGGGGTGCAGTGGAGTTACGTTGGCACCATCGACAACGGCGCGACCACCAGCGAACTGCGCTTCTTGGCAAAGGTCATCGCTGCGGCCGGCTCGAACGCGCCGGCGGCGTATCGCGAGGCATTCACGCGCGGCTGCGGCTACCTCTTCGCGGCGCAATACCCGAACGGCGGCTGGCCGCAGGTGTGGCCGTTGCAGGGCGGCTACCACGACGCCATCACCTACAACGACAACGCCATGTTGAACGTGATGCAGTTTCTGCAGGAAGTGGCGGCGGGACGGGAGGATTATCCATTCACCAGCGCCGAACTGCGCCAGCAGGCCGCCGCGAGCGTGCGCCGGGCCGTCACCTGTCTGCTCGCCACCCAGGTCCGGGAAAACGGCCGGCGCACCGTTTGGTGTCAACAGCACGACGCCCTGACGCTGCTGCCCACCGCCGCCCGCAATTTCGAAATGTCGTCGTTGTGCAGCGCGGAAAGCGCCGCGCTCGCCCGGTTGCTCATGGAATTACCCCGGCCGGATGCGGAGGTCGAAGCGGCGGTGCGCGGGGCGGCGGCGTGGTTCGAACGCACGCAAATCCGCGACCAAGCGTTCCGCACCGTGCCCGGGCAGGGACGGCTGCTCGTGCCGACGCCCGGCAGTGGACCGGTGTGGGCGCGTTTCTACCAGATCGGCACCGACCGGCCGATCTTCGGCGACCGCGACAAGACCATTCACGATGACGTCGCCGACCTCTCACGCGAACGCCGCGATGGCTACGCCTGGTTCACCGGCAACCCGCGCGAGCTGCTGCGCGATTTCGCGAAGTGGACCGCCGCGAAATAG
- a CDS encoding UbiA-like polyprenyltransferase — protein sequence MFSLISKWAGFVRFSHTIFALPFALAAMAVAARDQRGWPGWRTFGLILAAMVCARTCAMAFNRIVDRKFDAENPRTAKRHLPAGQISLASAVLLCLLAAAGLIGAAFFLNPLCFRLSPAALIVICFYSLTKRFTDFTHVFLGVALALAPIGAWLAVKGAHVSSLEILQMSVLAVAVILWLVGFDIIYALQDYDFDRTRGLHSLVVRWGPDNALAAAFLAHMIMCGLLFAFGQLCRFRIAYTVGWTLIALCLALEHWIARRRSLNWINLAFFRLNALISMVFLAVTVAEVVFHGGFQLADH from the coding sequence ATGTTTTCCTTAATTAGCAAATGGGCCGGCTTCGTGCGCTTCTCGCACACCATTTTCGCCCTGCCGTTCGCGCTGGCGGCGATGGCGGTCGCCGCGCGTGACCAGCGCGGCTGGCCCGGCTGGCGCACGTTTGGATTGATCCTGGCCGCGATGGTCTGCGCCCGCACCTGTGCGATGGCGTTCAACCGCATCGTGGACCGCAAGTTCGACGCGGAAAACCCCCGCACGGCCAAACGGCACCTGCCCGCGGGCCAGATCAGCCTCGCCAGTGCCGTCCTGCTGTGCCTGCTGGCCGCCGCCGGCCTGATCGGCGCCGCATTCTTTCTGAATCCGCTCTGCTTCCGGCTCTCGCCGGCGGCGTTGATCGTCATTTGCTTCTACTCGCTGACCAAACGGTTCACGGATTTCACCCACGTCTTTCTCGGCGTCGCGCTGGCGTTGGCTCCCATCGGCGCGTGGCTCGCCGTGAAAGGCGCCCACGTCTCATCGCTGGAAATCCTGCAAATGTCCGTGCTCGCCGTCGCCGTCATCCTGTGGCTCGTCGGGTTCGACATCATTTACGCCTTGCAGGACTACGATTTTGACCGCACGCGCGGTCTGCACTCGCTGGTGGTGCGTTGGGGGCCCGATAACGCCCTGGCCGCCGCCTTCCTGGCGCACATGATCATGTGCGGCCTGCTCTTCGCCTTCGGCCAGCTCTGCCGGTTCCGCATCGCCTACACGGTGGGCTGGACCCTCATCGCGCTCTGTCTGGCGCTGGAACATTGGATTGCCCGCCGCCGCAGCCTGAACTGGATCAACCTCGCCTTCTTCCGGCTGAACGCGCTCATCAGCATGGTCTTTCTTGCCGTGACCGTGGCGGAAGTCGTCTTCCACGGCGGATTCCAGCTTGCCGACCACTGA
- a CDS encoding YIP1 family protein: protein MNSDTPPVATATAVPSSRLASRLLNVLVAPGDVFAEVKAMALCHANWLVPAALFLLASWCAAAILFSQEAIRQQMVDVQDRAMQQQFQKQIDAGKMTQAQADQIKASTARFAGIGQMIGGFVAPVFAAGVKVFWGGFIVWVGACFIFKRPVEYLKAVEVSGLSLVILAIGALVKGLLGAALGNLFASPGPVLLLKSFDPTNPLHTSLVGLDVFTLWALVVVSIGLAKLCEVSVVKGMAWVIGVWVVITGAWLGFALGMQKAVATLTGAH, encoded by the coding sequence ATGAACTCCGACACGCCGCCCGTTGCAACCGCCACCGCCGTGCCTTCGTCGCGGCTTGCCAGCCGCTTGCTGAACGTCCTTGTCGCGCCGGGTGACGTGTTCGCCGAAGTCAAGGCGATGGCACTGTGTCACGCCAACTGGCTGGTGCCCGCGGCGCTGTTCCTCCTCGCCAGTTGGTGTGCGGCGGCCATCCTGTTTTCGCAGGAGGCCATCCGGCAGCAGATGGTCGACGTGCAGGACCGCGCCATGCAACAGCAGTTCCAGAAGCAGATTGACGCCGGCAAGATGACGCAGGCGCAGGCGGATCAGATCAAGGCGAGCACGGCCCGCTTTGCCGGCATCGGGCAGATGATTGGCGGATTTGTGGCGCCTGTGTTTGCCGCCGGAGTGAAGGTCTTTTGGGGCGGTTTCATTGTGTGGGTGGGGGCCTGTTTCATTTTCAAACGCCCCGTCGAATACCTGAAGGCGGTGGAGGTTTCGGGGTTGTCGCTGGTGATTCTCGCCATCGGCGCCTTGGTGAAGGGCCTGCTGGGCGCGGCCCTTGGCAACCTCTTCGCCAGTCCCGGTCCCGTGCTCCTGCTCAAATCCTTCGATCCCACGAACCCGTTGCACACCTCGCTGGTTGGCCTGGACGTTTTCACGCTGTGGGCGCTGGTGGTGGTTTCCATCGGCCTCGCAAAACTTTGCGAGGTTTCCGTGGTCAAAGGAATGGCGTGGGTGATCGGCGTCTGGGTGGTCATCACGGGCGCCTGGCTGGGATTTGCGCTCGGCATGCAGAAGGCGGTGGCGACCCTGACGGGCGCGCACTGA
- a CDS encoding helix-turn-helix transcriptional regulator, whose amino-acid sequence MLAKELVAASTVPLVLSVLTEGESYGYALIQRVRELSGGKIEWTEGMLYPVLHWMEKEKLIEAEWREAETGRKRKYYRLRKEGRKALVQEKQQWLTVHETLSNLWKTQLRST is encoded by the coding sequence ATGCTTGCAAAGGAACTGGTCGCCGCCTCCACCGTGCCGCTCGTTTTGTCCGTATTGACCGAGGGCGAAAGCTACGGCTACGCGCTCATCCAGCGCGTGCGCGAATTGTCCGGCGGCAAGATCGAGTGGACCGAGGGCATGCTCTATCCCGTGCTGCACTGGATGGAGAAGGAGAAGTTGATCGAGGCCGAGTGGCGCGAGGCCGAGACCGGCCGGAAGCGGAAGTATTATCGGCTGCGCAAGGAAGGCCGCAAAGCTCTGGTGCAGGAAAAACAACAATGGCTGACCGTCCACGAAACCCTGAGCAATCTATGGAAAACTCAACTGCGTTCGACCTGA
- a CDS encoding efflux RND transporter periplasmic adaptor subunit, which produces MARSRKGRKIIVLGGLALLLAGLGAWVAFSKRDHFIRVQTEKVARRDLTEIVVANGRIQPVTQVKISPEVSGEIIELPVKEGQVVHKGDLLVRIKPDFYVASRNSAQASYSVSLAGEATAEANLGKAEAEFKRNQELFDRKLISESAFLDVKTAYEIAKAQLTQSRHQIEMAKASLDKAEEDLRKTTIYAPLDGTVTRLISQVGERVVGTAMMAGTDIMVVSDLNEMEARVDIGEMDVVLIQPGQVARLEVDAFKDRKFKGEVTEIANSAKGSALPGAASAAAGASQDATKFEVRIRIKEKENFLPGMSVTAEIETRYRTNVLTVPISAVTARLPKAATNALARLDPPTNSPAAGARAERKAAKPVEVVFVVNGDTVKQTPVKIGICDDNYWEITDGLKEGEEIVSGGFKAVTRDLEDGSKIHQGGAEKPETDKKS; this is translated from the coding sequence ATGGCTCGTTCAAGGAAAGGCAGAAAAATCATCGTCTTGGGCGGTCTGGCATTGCTGCTGGCCGGGCTGGGCGCGTGGGTGGCGTTCAGCAAGCGCGACCACTTCATCCGCGTGCAGACCGAGAAAGTCGCGCGGCGCGATTTGACGGAAATCGTCGTCGCCAACGGCCGCATCCAGCCGGTGACCCAGGTGAAGATCAGCCCCGAGGTCAGCGGCGAAATCATCGAACTGCCGGTCAAGGAAGGCCAGGTCGTGCACAAGGGCGATTTGCTCGTCCGCATCAAGCCGGACTTCTACGTTGCCAGCCGCAATTCCGCGCAGGCCAGCTACTCCGTTTCGCTGGCGGGCGAAGCCACCGCCGAAGCGAACCTCGGCAAGGCCGAGGCCGAATTCAAACGCAACCAGGAGTTGTTCGACCGCAAACTCATTTCCGAATCCGCCTTCCTGGACGTGAAAACGGCCTACGAAATCGCGAAGGCCCAGTTGACGCAGTCCCGGCACCAAATCGAGATGGCCAAGGCGTCGCTCGACAAGGCGGAGGAGGACTTGCGCAAGACGACCATTTACGCGCCGCTCGACGGCACGGTGACGCGGCTGATTTCGCAGGTCGGCGAACGCGTCGTCGGCACGGCCATGATGGCGGGCACGGACATCATGGTGGTCTCCGACCTGAACGAAATGGAGGCGCGGGTGGACATTGGCGAAATGGACGTCGTGCTCATCCAGCCCGGCCAGGTGGCGCGGCTCGAAGTGGACGCGTTCAAGGACCGCAAGTTCAAGGGCGAAGTCACCGAAATCGCCAATTCTGCGAAGGGTTCGGCCCTGCCGGGTGCCGCCTCGGCCGCGGCCGGTGCATCGCAGGACGCCACCAAGTTCGAAGTGCGCATCCGGATCAAGGAAAAGGAAAACTTCCTGCCGGGCATGTCGGTGACCGCAGAAATTGAAACGCGTTACCGGACCAACGTGCTGACGGTTCCCATCTCGGCCGTGACCGCGCGCCTGCCCAAGGCCGCCACGAATGCCCTGGCCCGCCTGGATCCGCCGACCAACTCGCCCGCGGCCGGCGCCCGGGCCGAACGCAAGGCGGCTAAACCCGTCGAAGTGGTGTTCGTGGTGAACGGCGACACCGTCAAGCAGACGCCCGTGAAAATCGGCATCTGCGACGACAATTACTGGGAAATCACCGACGGGCTGAAGGAGGGCGAGGAAATCGTCTCGGGCGGCT
- a CDS encoding rhodanese-like domain-containing protein produces MDNSSFVILAVGVSLFLLLLGLKKAGQISEAAARRWLQQGAKVLDVRSRGEFNGGHVRGAINVPLDELAERIRTVASDPNAPLLLHCLSGTRSAIARRRLRAMGYTQVFNLGSLGRARKIVES; encoded by the coding sequence ATGGACAACAGCTCTTTTGTAATCCTGGCCGTCGGCGTGAGTTTGTTCCTGTTGCTGCTCGGGCTCAAAAAAGCGGGCCAGATTTCGGAGGCGGCCGCGCGGCGGTGGCTGCAACAAGGAGCGAAAGTGTTGGATGTCCGTTCCCGCGGCGAATTCAACGGCGGCCACGTGCGGGGCGCGATCAACGTGCCCCTCGACGAACTGGCGGAGCGCATCCGCACGGTGGCGTCCGACCCGAACGCGCCGCTGCTGTTGCACTGCTTGAGCGGCACGCGCAGCGCCATCGCCCGGCGCCGCCTGCGGGCGATGGGTTACACGCAGGTGTTTAACTTGGGTTCGCTGGGCCGGGCGCGCAAGATTGTCGAATCATGA
- a CDS encoding permease prefix domain 1-containing protein translates to MENSTAFDLNLAIQRWQNALAQSPALQSEHRDELESHLRDSVSELHAHGLSEEESFLVAVRRMGRPDALGEEFGKVNTVAIWRTRAVWMLAGMLFLTIGWDFLETVAAATAYVSSAFSSDGLLLGWLGGAARMAMFAGMAWMFWRLANGRCSGLGRFTQPLSRRPVLCVLMAVLGLGLLSFTRLAFQMLYIRNLAPVPLGQSYLIQRWFTASTPLIQIALIIALIAKLRSWRSGNRTGSRVATWMLILTVAIGLTLAPASAQSNAASPNSAPSEKQALVTLDHAMTLWRAGKKDEAAVQFLAVDFSKRPLFPSGSVLNFTEAQFIALPQAARDKMAKPMQDDLQTLKQIAAHVRAAGEAAKTAGDTTKATQCSTQLQKCGDAFDQPDSLALRKLVGKAFKKMAVTAPK, encoded by the coding sequence ATGGAAAACTCAACTGCGTTCGACCTGAACCTGGCGATTCAACGCTGGCAAAATGCGCTGGCCCAATCACCCGCGCTGCAAAGCGAACACCGTGACGAACTGGAATCGCACCTGCGCGATTCCGTCAGCGAGCTGCACGCACACGGACTTTCGGAAGAGGAATCCTTCCTCGTGGCGGTTCGCCGGATGGGGCGGCCCGACGCGCTGGGCGAGGAATTCGGCAAGGTGAACACCGTGGCGATCTGGCGCACCCGCGCCGTCTGGATGCTGGCGGGGATGCTGTTCCTGACCATCGGGTGGGATTTCCTCGAAACGGTTGCGGCGGCGACGGCCTATGTGAGCAGCGCGTTCAGTTCTGATGGTTTGCTGCTGGGCTGGCTCGGCGGCGCTGCCCGAATGGCGATGTTTGCCGGCATGGCCTGGATGTTCTGGCGTCTCGCGAACGGCCGCTGCAGCGGCTTGGGAAGATTCACCCAACCACTCAGTCGGCGTCCTGTTCTGTGCGTGCTGATGGCTGTTTTGGGGTTGGGATTGTTGAGCTTTACCCGCCTCGCGTTCCAGATGCTTTACATCCGGAATCTCGCGCCTGTCCCGCTCGGGCAAAGTTACCTCATCCAGCGCTGGTTCACGGCTTCAACCCCCTTGATCCAGATCGCGCTCATCATTGCGCTGATCGCGAAACTCAGGTCTTGGCGATCCGGCAACCGAACTGGCTCGCGCGTCGCCACGTGGATGCTCATTCTTACGGTCGCCATCGGGCTGACGCTCGCCCCGGCTTCCGCTCAATCCAATGCCGCTTCGCCAAACAGCGCTCCCTCCGAGAAGCAGGCTCTCGTCACGCTGGACCACGCCATGACACTCTGGCGCGCGGGCAAGAAGGACGAGGCGGCGGTGCAATTCCTCGCTGTGGACTTCAGCAAGCGGCCGCTCTTTCCCTCCGGCTCCGTGCTGAACTTCACCGAAGCCCAATTTATCGCCCTGCCCCAAGCTGCCCGCGACAAGATGGCGAAGCCCATGCAGGACGACCTTCAGACCCTCAAGCAAATCGCCGCCCACGTCCGCGCCGCTGGCGAAGCCGCCAAAACCGCCGGGGATACGACCAAGGCCACGCAGTGCTCCACACAGTTGCAAAAATGCGGCGACGCCTTTGACCAGCCAGATTCGCTCGCGCTCCGCAAACTCGTGGGCAAGGCGTTCAAAAAGATGGCAGTCACGGCGCCCAAATGA
- a CDS encoding radical SAM protein, with protein MHFFVQRSELRDIYDKVAEGRRISEADALRLFESKDLNAVGAIADLARQKKVGDRASYIVNRYINYSNYCILSCQFCSFARKKRDADGFQFTVPEMVEKAREALKIGITELHIVGGLHPSLPFNYYTDMLKALNALNDESCSTRVSRAGSGVSPESSDAASLGAEKSGEEDFRRDAENNPRDTGATRLHLKCFTAIEILHLAWLAKKSVEQTLIELKEAGLDSLTGGGAEIFRKEVRSAIAKGKESAEEYLDVHRTWHRLGQRSTCTMLFGHVESLADRVDHLRMLRELQDETHGFVGFIPLAYQPEHNNIPVTHPPTGYDALRTIAVARTYLDNFDHVTAYWVGLGMKLAQVALSYGADDIHGTIIEEHIFRMAGGQAPQLQAEADLLKAIRETGRTPVQRNTFYEPIKVWEPLPAANNGGELKQQPSAGLEKNLATG; from the coding sequence ATGCATTTTTTTGTTCAACGCAGCGAACTGCGCGACATCTACGACAAAGTGGCCGAGGGCCGGCGGATTTCCGAGGCTGACGCGCTCCGCCTTTTCGAGAGCAAGGACCTCAATGCCGTCGGCGCCATCGCCGACCTGGCGCGCCAGAAGAAAGTCGGCGACCGCGCCAGCTATATCGTCAACCGCTACATCAACTACTCGAATTACTGCATCCTGAGCTGCCAGTTCTGCTCCTTCGCGCGCAAGAAACGCGACGCCGACGGCTTCCAGTTCACCGTGCCCGAGATGGTCGAGAAGGCGCGCGAAGCGTTGAAGATTGGCATCACCGAACTGCACATTGTCGGCGGGTTGCACCCCTCGCTGCCGTTCAATTACTACACGGATATGCTCAAAGCGCTGAACGCGCTCAATGATGAATCGTGTAGCACCCGTGTCTCGCGGGCCGGTTCGGGCGTCTCGCCCGAATCATCGGACGCTGCCAGTTTGGGGGCCGAAAAGTCAGGAGAGGAAGATTTTCGGCGGGACGCCGAAAACAACCCGCGAGACACGGGTGCTACACGACTTCATTTGAAATGCTTTACTGCGATTGAAATCCTTCACCTGGCGTGGCTGGCCAAGAAATCGGTTGAGCAAACACTGATTGAATTGAAAGAGGCCGGCCTCGATTCACTCACGGGCGGTGGCGCGGAAATTTTCCGCAAGGAAGTCCGCAGCGCCATCGCCAAGGGCAAGGAATCCGCCGAGGAATACCTCGACGTGCATCGCACGTGGCACCGGCTTGGCCAGCGCAGCACCTGCACCATGCTCTTCGGCCACGTGGAATCGCTCGCCGACCGCGTGGACCACCTCCGCATGCTCCGCGAATTGCAGGATGAAACGCACGGCTTCGTCGGCTTCATCCCGCTCGCGTATCAGCCCGAGCACAACAACATCCCCGTCACGCACCCGCCGACCGGCTACGACGCGCTGCGCACCATCGCGGTCGCGCGCACCTACCTCGACAACTTCGACCACGTCACGGCCTACTGGGTCGGGCTGGGGATGAAGCTGGCGCAGGTGGCGTTGAGCTACGGCGCGGACGACATCCACGGGACGATCATCGAGGAACACATCTTCCGCATGGCCGGCGGGCAGGCGCCGCAACTGCAGGCCGAGGCGGACCTGCTGAAAGCCATCCGCGAAACCGGCCGCACGCCCGTCCAACGAAACACCTTCTACGAGCCCATCAAAGTCTGGGAGCCGTTGCCGGCAGCGAACAACGGCGGTGAGCTGAAACAGCAACCTTCCGCCGGGCTGGAGAAGAATCTGGCGACAGGGTGA
- a CDS encoding UbiX family flavin prenyltransferase, protein MKILVAITGASGALYAQRLLDHLDPRQHEIHIVLSNYANQVIREELPAGLQLREGVQTHSLKSMNAPFASGSNPPDVMVVIPCSMGTMGRIAHGYSEDVLLRAADVVLKEKRRLILVPRETPLNLVHVKNMELLLLAGATILPANPSYYTRPNTVEQVVDTVVARVLDHIGVSHQLVARWSEEKE, encoded by the coding sequence GTGAAAATTCTTGTCGCCATCACCGGAGCCAGCGGTGCGCTCTACGCCCAGCGCCTGCTGGACCACCTCGACCCGCGCCAGCACGAAATCCACATCGTGCTCAGCAACTACGCCAATCAGGTCATCCGCGAGGAACTGCCCGCCGGTTTGCAACTCCGGGAGGGCGTGCAAACGCACAGCCTCAAGAGCATGAATGCCCCGTTCGCCAGCGGCTCCAATCCGCCGGACGTCATGGTCGTCATCCCGTGCAGCATGGGCACCATGGGCCGCATCGCCCACGGTTACAGCGAGGACGTCCTGCTGCGCGCGGCCGACGTGGTGCTGAAGGAAAAGCGCCGGCTCATTCTCGTTCCGCGCGAAACGCCCTTGAATTTGGTTCACGTGAAGAACATGGAACTGCTGCTGCTGGCCGGCGCCACGATTCTTCCCGCCAATCCCTCCTACTACACGCGGCCCAACACCGTCGAGCAGGTCGTGGATACGGTCGTGGCCCGGGTGCTCGATCACATCGGCGTCTCCCATCAGCTCGTCGCGCGCTGGAGCGAGGAGAAGGAATAG